The Tissierellales bacterium genome contains the following window.
ATATTGCCAGGTATATTATTAGCTGGAGAAGGCCTTATAAAAGTGACGTCGAAGAATTGGGGTAATGAGAATAGAAAGAAAGATGGAAAAGGAAGTGTTATCTATGAAAATAAATAATAAAATTAAAAAAATAATTAGTTTAGCAATAGTTTTAGTTATGATGGTACCAAGTTTTTCCTTTGCAAAAACAAAGAGTAATATTGAAAAAGAAGAAACAGTTTATGTAAATTTGGACACTAAAGGTCGTCCAATAGAAAAAACTTCAAGTATCTGGCTTCATTCAGATTCACCATTAAATAAAGTAGAAGATAAAACTTCTTTAAAAGATGTTGTAAATATAAAAGGAGAAGAAAAACCTGAAACGAAAAATGGGGAAATAATTTGGAATACGGAAAAGAAAGACATATTTTACCAAGGCGAAACTGATAAAAAGTTACCTATTGAAATAAAAGTAAAGTATTATTTAGATAATAAAGAAATGAAACCAGAGGATATGGTGGGAAAATCTGGTGATGTTAAAATTAAAATAGAATTAGATAATAAAGAGAGTCATGCTATATCTACTAAAAATGGCGGAAAAAAAATAGTTTATAATCCATTAATGGCAGTAACAGTGGTAAACTTACCTATTGATAAGTTTACAGATGTTGAAGTAAATAGTGGAAAAATATTGTCTGATGGTAGCAATCAAATAGCAAGTTTTGCAACTATACCAGGGTTAAATAAAAGTCTTAATTTAAAGAAAGACATTATTGATATCCCAGAATATTTAGAAATTACAGCAACAACAGATAATTTTGAGATGGGTCCTATAGTAGTTACTGTAACTTCAGATGTACCAGAAATGAAAGACATTGAGGATGCAGAGAGCTTAGATGAATTAATAGATGGAATAAATAAAATAAAGGAAGCAAGTGAAAAGTTAAGTGAAGGAGCTAATTCCTTATATGAAGGACAACTCTCTTTAAATAATGGAATAGATGGATTTACTAATGGATTAGGTCAGCTAAATACAGGGGCTGAAGGATTAAATGAAGGTTCTGGACAATTAAAAGATGGAATTGATTCAGCCTATAAAGGAAGTTTAGATATAGACAAAGGTGCAAAAGAATTAGGTAAGGGTGGTAAAACTTTAGGGAATGGAACAAAAGAATGGTCAAATGGAGCTATAGAGTTTAGTAACAAGTCAAACCAATATTCTGCTGGTGCCAAAAAGGTAGCAGATGGAGTAGGTCAAATACCAGAAAATACGAAGAAAATGAAAAAAGGCATGGATGAATTAGTAGATGGAACAGGGAAAGTAAAAGAAGGCCAAGATAATTTAACAGAAGGATTATCAGAAAGTATTGAAGGATTAGATAAAGTTAAAGAAGGAAAAGAAAAAGAATTAGAGGTAGTAGGTTTATTATTAGATGGTACTAAAAAACTAAAAGGTGCTGCTGAAATTGTTGCAAAGACTCCAGGATTAGGGAAACTTGGTGAACAGATGTTAGAAGGTATTGAAAAACAAAATAAAGCTTTAGAAGGCCTTGAAGATTCAAGCACCCAAATTATTGAAGGAATAGAACAATTAGAAGAAGGATTAAAAGAGGCAGAAGCTGGTTCAAAAGAATTAAGCGGAAACATAGCTAAAATAAATGGAGGACAAGAAGAAATAGGAAATGGATTAGAGCAACTAGCTGAGGGAACTGAGCAATTAAAAGAAGCATCTAAAGAGTTAGAAAAAGGTAGTAAAGGACTACAAAATGGAGCAAATAAACTTAATGAAAATGCGGGAGTAATAAAAAAAGGGTCAGAAGAATTTTCTAAAGGTACAGGAGAACTTTCTAAAGGGACCAATAAACTTTCAGGTGGATTAAATGAACTATCAAAAGGCTCTGGACAGTTAAAGGATGGAACTAATGAACTAGCAAAAGGAGCAAATGAACTAAATGATGGTGGTAAAGAGTTAAAGCAAGGAGCAAATAAATTAGAGAATGGTTCAAAAGAATTAAATGAAGGTATGCAAAAGTTCCATGAAGAAGGAATTTCAGAAATTAGTAATAAAATAAAAGATAGTGACTTAGATATAGATGAAATTTTAAGTACTAAAGATGAGTTAGTTAAAATCTCAAAAGAATATGATAGTTTTACTGGCAAAAATGAAGATATGGATGGTAGTGTAAAATTTGTAATGAAAACTGAGGGAATAGACAAAATTGAAGAGAAAGAAGAGGTAGATGTACCTAAAGAAAATACAAAGAAAAATGGTTTTATAGAGTGGTTAAAAAATTTATTTAAGAAAAATAAATAAATTAAATAAGAATAAATAGTATCAGTAGTATTAATGGAAAATCCTAGGTCATAGACCTAGGATTTTTTGTTAAAAAGTGAAAAGTAGTCTCTATTTTGTTATAATAAATATAATGAATTTCTCATGTTTGGAGGTGTTTTTATGGGTTGTAATTGTTATCGCAGTAAGAAAGGAAAACTATGTATAGAATCAGTGCCCATATTTAGTAATTTAACCTGGGATGAAATGTTAGAAGTAGCAAGTATTAAAAGAAGTAAAAAGTATAAAAAAGGCGAAATGATTTATATAACTGGTGAAAAGGGAGAGAAACTTTTAGTTGTTCATAAAGGAAAAGTTAAAATAACTAGACTTTCTCATAATGGTAAGGAACAGGTTATACGAATATTAGAGTCTGGAGATTTTATGGGGGAACTTTCTTTATTTATTAAAACTCCAAGATTAGATAATGCAGAAGCTTTAGAGGATACTAGTGTATGCATAATTGATAGTGATGAAATGAAAAAGCTAATGGATAAATATCCATCTATAGCTTTTAAGATTTTAGAGGAATTAAGTAGTCGTTTAGGAAAGGCTGAAAACTTAATAGAATATTTGGGGATTCATGATGTAGAAAGCAGGATTGTAGAAACTATTTTAGACTTAGCAAATGAAAAAAACGAAGTAATCCTTAACATGAGCAAAGGAGATTTAGCCTCCCATATAGGAATGAGTCAAGAAACTTTAAGTAGAAAACTATCTTATTTTCAAGATAAAGGTTGGATAAAGTTAGTAGGACATAGAAAAATTATTATATTAGATAGAGATAAATTAAATGAATTAGTTTAAAATGACTATAGATATTTTCTATAGTCATTTTTATTTTTTATGTTTATACTGAAAAATATAGGGAATATATATAATAGTGAAAGAGTAAAATAA
Protein-coding sequences here:
- a CDS encoding Crp/Fnr family transcriptional regulator yields the protein MGCNCYRSKKGKLCIESVPIFSNLTWDEMLEVASIKRSKKYKKGEMIYITGEKGEKLLVVHKGKVKITRLSHNGKEQVIRILESGDFMGELSLFIKTPRLDNAEALEDTSVCIIDSDEMKKLMDKYPSIAFKILEELSSRLGKAENLIEYLGIHDVESRIVETILDLANEKNEVILNMSKGDLASHIGMSQETLSRKLSYFQDKGWIKLVGHRKIIILDRDKLNELV